From Bradyrhizobium symbiodeficiens, the proteins below share one genomic window:
- a CDS encoding sugar ABC transporter ATP-binding protein, with protein sequence MSDALPVEVTSPAPLLELRGISKEFPGVKALDDVSFAVYPGEVHMLLGENGAGKSSLMKVLCGAYRADAGEFHYKGDKVAISSTADAQKLGIAVIFQEFSLVPHLDIAQNIFLGREPGGRIPGTIDRRKILADAKRVLDTIGFDIDPSTTVDKLGVAQQQMVEIAKAISQNARILVMDEPTAALSDRETELLFALIARLKADGVSIVYISHRMAEVFALGDRITVLRDGRRIDGVKPADVTPDQLVRMMVGRNVDMTYPRNFADKPGELLLEVKGLSAATGISDINIEVRRGEIVGLCGLVGSGRSEVARAIFGADPVTSGEIIFDGKTISGEPDLAARRGIALIPESRKSEGLALLRSVSDNLVVSALRKLFPSGLFDSRGAQRTSDALIRQLRIATPSARQTVGLLSGGNQQKVVIGKWLAAGSKLFIFDEPTRGIDIGAKSEIFALIDRLVAEGAAALMISSEQIEICHVCDRAYVMREGRIAGHLTRNELTEENIVRLGMHHA encoded by the coding sequence ATGAGCGACGCACTTCCGGTCGAGGTCACCTCCCCCGCGCCGCTCCTGGAGCTGCGCGGCATCAGCAAGGAGTTTCCCGGCGTCAAGGCGCTGGATGACGTGTCCTTTGCCGTCTACCCCGGCGAAGTCCATATGCTGCTGGGTGAGAACGGTGCCGGCAAGTCGAGCCTGATGAAGGTCCTGTGCGGTGCCTATCGCGCCGATGCCGGCGAGTTCCATTACAAGGGCGACAAGGTCGCGATCTCGTCGACCGCGGATGCGCAGAAGCTCGGCATTGCCGTGATCTTCCAGGAATTCTCGCTGGTTCCCCATCTCGATATCGCCCAGAACATCTTCTTGGGCCGCGAACCCGGGGGACGCATCCCCGGCACCATCGACCGCCGCAAGATCCTGGCCGATGCGAAGCGTGTGCTCGACACGATCGGCTTCGACATCGATCCCTCCACGACCGTCGACAAGCTCGGCGTCGCGCAGCAGCAGATGGTCGAGATTGCCAAGGCGATCAGCCAGAACGCCCGCATTCTCGTGATGGACGAGCCGACCGCGGCGCTATCCGACCGCGAGACCGAGCTGCTGTTCGCGCTGATCGCGCGGCTGAAGGCCGACGGCGTTTCCATCGTCTACATCTCGCACCGCATGGCCGAGGTGTTCGCGCTTGGCGACCGCATCACCGTGCTGCGCGACGGCCGCCGCATCGACGGCGTCAAACCGGCCGATGTCACGCCGGACCAGCTGGTACGCATGATGGTCGGCCGCAACGTCGACATGACCTATCCCCGGAATTTCGCCGACAAGCCCGGCGAGCTGCTGCTGGAAGTCAAGGGCCTGAGCGCGGCGACCGGTATCTCCGACATTAATATCGAGGTGCGCCGGGGCGAGATCGTCGGCCTGTGCGGCCTGGTCGGCTCCGGCCGCAGCGAAGTCGCGCGCGCCATCTTCGGCGCCGATCCCGTCACATCAGGCGAGATCATTTTCGACGGAAAGACCATTTCCGGCGAGCCTGATCTTGCCGCCCGCCGCGGCATCGCGCTGATCCCGGAAAGTCGCAAGAGCGAGGGTCTCGCGCTGCTGCGCTCGGTCAGCGACAACCTCGTGGTATCGGCGCTGCGAAAGCTGTTCCCGAGCGGACTTTTCGATTCTCGAGGCGCGCAACGGACTTCCGACGCCCTGATCCGGCAATTGCGCATTGCAACGCCCAGCGCGCGTCAGACCGTCGGCCTGCTCTCGGGCGGCAACCAGCAGAAGGTCGTGATCGGCAAATGGCTGGCGGCCGGCTCGAAGCTCTTCATCTTCGACGAACCGACGCGCGGCATCGACATCGGCGCCAAGTCGGAGATCTTTGCGCTGATCGACCGCCTCGTCGCGGAAGGCGCTGCGGCGCTGATGATTTCGTCCGAGCAAATCGAGATCTGCCATGTCTGCGACCGCGCCTATGTGATGCGCGAGGGTCGCATCGCTGGGCACCTGACGCGTAACGAACTGACCGAGGAGAACATCGTGCGACTGGGGATGCATCATG